A single window of Ctenopharyngodon idella isolate HZGC_01 chromosome 24, HZGC01, whole genome shotgun sequence DNA harbors:
- the prickle1a gene encoding LOW QUALITY PROTEIN: prickle-like protein 1a (The sequence of the model RefSeq protein was modified relative to this genomic sequence to represent the inferred CDS: deleted 1 base in 1 codon), which yields MNLENSGSFHGAARQLDMEPKVNKLTFGFQRSSTSDDDSGCALEEYAWVPPGLRPEQVQLYFSCLPEDKVPYVNSPGEKYRIKQLLYQLPPHDNEVRYCQSLSEEEKKELHMFSVQRKKEALGRGTLRLLPRTMLHAMCEHCGENVSGGEMVVFASRAGPSQCWHPSCFTCSTCNELLVDLIYFYQDGKVHCGRHHAELLKPRCSSCDEIIFADECTEAEGRHWHMKHFSCFECETILGGQRYIMKDGRPYCCGCFESLYAEYCEACSEHIGVDHAQMTYDGLHWHATDACFSCAQCKSSLLGCPFLPRQGRIYCSKACSLGEDVQASDSSDSAFQSARSRESRRSVKMGKSSRSADQCRQSLLFSPAANYKFPGLSGNADDTLSNKLSQLSFADNHFWRNREEQEAPEDHEEWAEHEDYMTQLLLKFGEHGMFQQPEDTRPTDLWTTDSDVKNKTEPRMPGSGGNGSLASKKYKADMYWAQSQDGLGDSAYGSHPGPASSRKLQELDLEHGASFKLEDKQWYNDSLECITDELKQAEQNIRDSMESLALSNITGASVDGDIKEKQLLYSLQKFSGLEHCEKTSNMGTLNSSMLHRSTNSLKSLTSELERVEVIEEEEQEQVVPLPEERPKPPRLPVLRRSKSQSKPQQVKFSDDVIDNGRYNDLEVRQPPMSERTRRRAYHFDEQDQQRHRHHHRRRRSRKSRSDNALHLVPKEKARMCFKEDRRQHGPGPNADYRQPPYAHADSDYGLHNQAAERFLRLYGDEDDWCSTCSSSSSESEEEGFFLGQPIPQPRQPRYQYYADELPIGTRTKSKQKRGRKGKNCIIS from the exons GTCCAGCTGTACTTCTCTTGCCTACCTGAGGACAAAGTCCCTTATGTGAACAGCCCCGGGGAAAAATACCGCATCAAGCAGCTCCTGTACCAGCTACCTCCTCATGACAATGAG GTGCGATACTGCCAGTCTCTCAGTGAAGAAGAGAAGAAGGAGCTTCACATGTTTAGTgtgcagagaaagaaagaggccCTTGGGCGAGGAACTCTAAGACTGCTGCCAAGGACGATGCTTCATGCCATGTGTGAACAC TGTGGAGAGAACGTCAGTGGAGGGGAGATGGTGGTGTTTGCTTCACGAGCAGGACCTAGTCAGTGTTGGCATCCATCGTGCTTCACATGTTCCACCTGCAATGAGCTCCTGGTTGATCTCATTTACTTCTACCAGGAT GGAAAGGTCCATTGTGGACGGCATCACGCTGAATTGCTAAAGCCACGCTGTTCCTCCTGTGATGAG ATAATTTTTGCGGACGAGTGCACAGAGGCAGAGGGTCGTCACTGGCATATGAAGCACTTTTCCTGCTTTGAATGCGAGACCATCCTGGGTGGTCAACGGTACATCATGAAGGATGGTCGGCCCTACTGCTGCGGTTGTTTCGAGTCTCTGTACGCGGAATACTGTGAGGCCTGCAGCGAACACATCG GGGTGGACCATGCCCAAATGACGTATGATGGCCTTCACTGGCACGCCACAGATGCTTGTTTTAGCTGTGCTCAGTGCAAGAGCTCCTTGCTCGGTTGTCCCTTTCTACCCAGACAAGGCAGGATCTACTGTTCCAAGGCCTGCAGTCTAGGGGAGGACGTCCAAGCCTCTGATTCTTCTGATTCAGCCTTTCAGTCCGCAAGATCTCGGGAATCACGGCGCAGTGTGAAGATGGGAAAAAGCAGCCGCTCCGCGGACCAATGTCGACAGTCTCTTCTCTTCTCACCTGCAGCCAATTACAAGTTCCCCGGACTCTCAGGGAACGCTGATGACACCTTGTCCAACAAGCTGTCACAGCTAAGCTTTGCAGACAACCACTTCTGGAGGAACAGGGAGGAGCAGGAAGCTCCCGAGGACCACGAGGAATGGGCCGAGCATGAGGACTACATGACCCAGCTCCTCCTCAAGTTTGGTGAACATGGAATGTTCCAGCAGCCGGAGGACACTAGGCCAACTGACCTCTGGACGACTGACTCTGATGTCAAAAACAAGACTGAGCCAAGGATGCCAGGCAGTGGTGGGAATGGCAGTCTGGCCAGTAAAAAGTACAAGGCAGACATGTACTGGGCACAGTCCCAGGATGGACTAGGTGACTCTGCATATGGTAGTCACCCTGGACCTGCAAGCAGTAGAAAGCTCCAGGAGCTTGATTTGGAGCATGGAGCCAGCTTTAAGCTTGAAGATAAACAGTGGTATAATGACTCATTGGAGTGTATCACAGATGAACTTAAGCAAGCAGAGCAGAACATCAGAGACTCAATGGAATCCTTGGCGCTTTCCAACATCACAG GTGCTTCAGTAGATGGGGATATAAAAGAGAAACAGTTGCTCTACTCATTACAAAAGTTCTCTGGGCTTGAACACTGTGAGAAAACCAGCAACATGGGTACTCTGAATTCATCAATGCTGCACAGGAGCACAAACTCCCTGAAAAGCCTCACATCCGAGCTTGAGCGTGTGGAGGTTATTGAAGAGGAGGAACAGGAGCAGGTGGTTCCCCTTCCAGAGGAGAGGCCCAAACCACCTCGCTTACCTGTCTTAAGAAGGTCCAAGTCCCAGTCCAAACCTCAGCAGGTAAAGTTTTCAGATGATGTTATAGATAACGGACGATATAATGACCTGGAGGTGCGGCAGCCTCCCATGAGCGAACGTACTCGTAGACGAGCGTACCACTTTGACGAGCAAGACCAGCAACGCCACCGGCATCACCATAGGCGAAGGAGGAGTCGTAAGTCTCGTTCGGACAATGCTCTTCACTTGGTGCCCAAAGAAAAGGCCCGTATGTGCTTTAAGGAGGACCGTCGCCAGCACGGGCCGGGTCCCAATGCTGACTACAGACAGCCTCCTTATGCCCACGCTGACTCTGACTACGGTTTACACAACCAGGCGGCAGAGAGGTTTTTACGTCTTTATGGGGACGAAGACGACTGGTGCTCTACCTGCTCCTCTTCATCATCTGAATCAGAGGAGGAAGGATTTTTCCTGGGCCAGCCTATTCCACAACCAAGACAACCTCGGTACCAATATTATGCTGATGAACTTCCCATCGGCACAAGGACAAAGTCCAAACAGAAGAGAGGACGAAAGGGCAAAAACTGTATAATTTCATAG